A genomic window from Triticum urartu cultivar G1812 chromosome 7, Tu2.1, whole genome shotgun sequence includes:
- the LOC125524259 gene encoding G-type lectin S-receptor-like serine/threonine-protein kinase At2g19130 — protein MTIETVVLLMADVLAVILIGLVLLRVMGKQKFCTADKPVNSNSGLTIFSDTQIKRATRNFSEKLGEGGFACVFKGTLQGSSVVAVKKLKDIRQGEKQFRAEVQTVGIIQHINLVRLYGFCAEGSKRLLIYEYMENGSLSSHLFSRTSVKLIWELRYRIAFGIARGLAYLHEECEDCIIHCDMKPDNVLLDAHFCPKIADFGMAKLLGRDFNRALTTMRGTIGYLAPEWISGLPITHKSDVYSYGMTLLEIISGRRNVEKIKEGRFTYFPIFAAVKVAERDVMCLLDSWLDGYANVEQLSGACKIACWCIQDDEDHRPMMGQVVRMLEGVMDVEVPSVPRSLQNFVGMEDCLHSLDRAYHSFLFLQ, from the coding sequence ATGACGATTGAAACTGTTGTTCTACTGATGGCAGATGTGTTAGCAGTCATCCTTATTGGTCTGGTTCTTTTGCGAGTAATGGGAAAACAGAAGTTTTGTACGGCGGATAAACCAGTGAATTCCAATAGCGGCCTCACGATCTTCTCGGatactcagataaagagagcaaCTAGAAATTTCTCAGAGAAACTTGGAGAAGGAGGCTTCGCCTGTGTTTTCAAGGGGACATTGCAAGGTTCCTCCGTGGTGGCCGTCAAAAAGCTTAAAGACATTAGGCAAGGGGAGAAGCAATTCCGAGCAGAAGTGCAAACAGTTGGAATCATCCAGCACATCAATCTTGTTCGTTTATATGGGTTTTGTGCCGAGGGAAGCAAGAGGTTGCTGATATACGAGTACATGGAGAACGGATCTTTGAGTTCCCATCTATTTTCAAGGACTTCTGTAAAGCTAATCTGGGAGCTCCGGTACCGTATAGCATTTGGGATTGCAAGAGGCTTGGCTTATCTACACGAGGAATGCGAGGACTGCATTATACACTGCGACATGAAGCCCGACAATGTGCTCCTTGATGCACATTTCTGTCCTAAGATTGCAGACTTCGGTATGGCAAAGCTTCTTGGTCGAGATTTCAACAGGGCCCTGACAACAATGCGGGGAACCATCGGATACCTTGCACCGGAGTGGATCTCGGGGCTTCCCATCACACACAAATCTGATGTTTACAGCTACGGAATGACACTTCTTGAGATTATATCAGGGCGAAGGAATGTAGAGAAAATTAAGGAAGGGAGGTTCACTTACTTTCCCATCTTTGCTGCAGTCAAGGTGGCCGAAAGAGATGTCATGTGCCTGCTGGATAGTTGGCTGGATGGCTATGCCAATGTCGAGCAGCTGAGCGGAGCTTGCAAGATCGCATGCTGGTGCATCCAAGATGATGAGGATCACAGGCCAATGATGGGGCAAGTCGTTCGCATGCTAGAGGGTGTCATGgatgttgaagtgccttctgttCCGAGGTCATTACAGAATTTTGTAGGCATGGAGGATTGCTTACACTCGCTAGACCGAGCTTAtcattcttttctttttctcCAGTAG
- the LOC125525970 gene encoding uncharacterized protein LOC125525970: MEIKPAVILVACVLFCISNRGSAAGCRTSDLVVTTKDYPDPGGRLVQYVTLVNNCGCTQKNVKLACAGFSSSIEVYPDTAIKPDGDGKLCTLYAGRPVGPKEKVFFNYESKTRFSFQAVSSTVVC, from the exons ATGGAGATCAAGCCAGCCGTGATCCTTGTGGCCTGTGTGTTATTCTGCATCAGCAACAGAG GCAGTGCAGCGGGGTGCAGAACTTCAGATCTTGTTGTCACCACGAAGGACTACCCGGATCCGGGAGGAAGGCTAGTGCAATACGTGACACTGGTGAACAACTGCGGCTGCACGCAGAAGAACGTGAAGCTGGCGTGCGCGGGGTTCAGCTCTTCCATCGAGGTCTACCCGGACACCGCCATCAAGCCGGACGGCGACGGCAAGCTCTGCACCCTCTACGCCGGCCGCCCGGTTGGGCCTAAAGAGAAGGTCTTCTTCAACTACGAATCAAAGACCCGGTTCAGCTTCCAGGCCGTCTCCTCCACCGTTGTATGCTAG